The genomic DNA GACGCAGTCAGTTTCTTCGATGAAAGCAGAAACATCTTGCGGAGTCATCCTAACATTCCATTCAATCAGTTCTATGTTGTAATGTTTTAGAGTATCAAAAGCTTTTTCGGGATTTCTAACAAGCGCTTTGATTTCATATCCAAGTCCGGCAAGATACATGCTTAAGTGTTTTCCAATAAGTCCCGTTGCCCCGGCAATAACTACTTTTTTTGACAATTCGTTAGCAATAAATTAATAAAATATCTTTTCTAAAAATAAACCTGACGGGGGAGCAGTAAATAAGGCAGGTTCAGTATTTGGTTTTAACAAAAAATTCTTAATATCATTTGATTTCAGATTTCCTCTTCCGACCTCAACAAGCGTTCCAACTATTCTTCTAACCATCTTCCATAAAAAATGCGAAGCTCTTATTCTAATGTAAATAAAATTTTCATCCTGAGTGACTTCAAGGTTTTCAACGAGACATTTTGTTGATTTATCTTCTTTATTTTTTTCAGAGAAGGAAACAAAATCATGCATGCCTATCATTTCACTTGCTGCCTTGCCCATTGAATTTACATCAAGTTTGTCCTTAATCCACCAGCAGTACTTTTTTTCAAAGGCGTTTCTTCTTTTGGAAATTCTGTAAACATATTGCCGTGATTTTGCCGAGTGCCTCGCATGGAATCTTTCATCTGCTTTTTCTATTTCAAAAATGTTTATGTTTGCGGGCAGCTCATCATTTATTTTCATTTTCAAAATTTCAGGAGCAAGCATTGTTTCACATTCTAAGTGAGCGACTTGTTCATATGCATGCACTCCTGCATCAGTTCTGCCCGAGCCCTGAAAATCTATAAACTTGCTTTGACCTTTGCTGTTCTTAAAAATTTCAATTATTACATTTGAAATTGTTTCCTGAATTGATTTTGCATTTTTTTGCTTCTGCCAGCCTGAGTATCCTGTGCCGTCGTACTCAATGTAAAACTTGAATTTTTTCACTTATTGTTTACCTGTATAGTGTTTCCGTTAAGAGATAATCCTAATTCTGTTCCTTCTGCTATATCAACTTTAAATTCTCCCGATGCGCCTGTATCATCTAATACAACTTTAAGATAATATGTACCGGGAACGGCTGCTAAGTTAACAATAAAACCTTCAGTGCTTTTATCGGGAATGATATTATCATAAAGAAATTCATTGTTCAGATATAAGGCAGCTTTTTTGCCGTACATACTTTCGTTAAACCTTACAATAAAATTTCTACTTCTGTCATCAATAGATACCTTAACAAACTTCCTTATGTTCTTTACGATTTTTTTCCAGTCGTTCAGCCATTTATCTTCCAAAATAAAATTACCTGAGTTGTTTATATTTATAGAGGAATACTCGCCCCATTGAAGAAGCAGATTGTCTCCCATTCTTTCCGGTGCCTCACGAGTTAAAGTCTTAGTTTTAATTTTATCAACCTGATACTTCAGCAAAACTTCATACATCTCATCCATGTTTTTACCCGTGATGAAGAAATTAAATCTGTTTGTCACATCCTGAAAAATCGTTTCGTAATAGCAGCTGTCGCGTGAGAGATAAATAGTCTCAGAGGAATTCATCAATGCCTTTGTTGTTGTATATGTAATTTTTAAGTCAGGCGGATTTCCATCGGCAAAGTAATAATAATTTTGTCCGAAAGATAACTTTGAAATACTTATTAATAATATTACAAAAAATAGCTTTTTCATTTATGCTTTAGTGTTTAAACTCTTTTTTAAAATAAAATACCCCATAATTGCTGAAATAAGTGAAGCGCACAAAATACCTATTTTGGAATCTGCAATTATTTCAGGATTTGTAAATGCAAGCGATGAAATAAAGAGTGACATTGTAAATCCGATTCCTCCCAATAAAGCAGTTCCGTAAATCATTTTCCAGTCAGTGCCTTCGGGCAGATCTGCCAATTTCATTTTTACAGCAAGCCAGCAGAATAAAGTAATGCCAATCTGCTTTCCCAGAAATAAACCAAGTATAATACCTAAAGTAACATTATTGGTAACAGAAGATAAAATATTCTGCTCAAGAGTTACACCTGCATTGGCAAATGCGAATATCGGCATTATCAAAAAAGCAACCCACAGATGAAGATCATGCTCCATTCTGTTGGAGAGAGGCAGGACTTTTTCTGTATAATCTTCAAGGTCCTCTATATTATTTGTAATATCTTCCTGTGCAATTTTTTTATCTTCAACTTTATCAATTATATTTCTGGACTTAGTTACAAAATCTTTTACATCTATTTTAGCTTTAGTGGGGATTGTTAATGAAGCCAGAACTCCAGCAATAGTTGCGTGCACTCCGGAGTTCAGCATAGCCAGCCACAAACCTATTCCTAAAATTAAATATACGGCAGGATGTCTTACGTGTAGAAAATTACATATGAACATCAATAATAAAATTATCCCTCCTATACCTAAACTTATCAATGACAAATTAGCAGTGTAAAAAACTGCAATAACAATTACCGCTCCAAGATCATCAACTATTGCGAAAGCTGTTAAAAATATTTTCAAAGAAAGCGGTACGCGGTTACCGAGCAGAGATAAAATTCCCAGTGAGAAAGCAATATCAGTCGCCATTGGGATTCCCCAGCCCTTCATCTCATAGTCATGTCCCCAGTTAAGTACAGAGTAAATTAATGCCGGAAAAATCATTCCGCCCAGAGCTGCAAAGATGGGGAACGAAGATTTTTTAAGTGAAGAGAGTTCGCCGGTAAGCATTTCCCTTTTTATCTCAAGGCCGACAACAAAGAAAAAAATTGCCATAAGGCCATCGTTGATCCAATGCTCCAAATCCATATTCAGAACATAGGTACCAAACCCTACGAGAAATTTTGTTTCCAGCAGATGGTGATAAAATTCTTTTAATGTAGTATTGGCGAGTATTAAGGAAATTATAGTTATTATAATTAATATTATTCCGCTGGAAGCTTCAATCTGTATAAACCTTTTAAATGGTCTAATTAAAGTATCTATTGGCGCGCTTTTAACTACTTCGGGGAGATTTCCTGAGCTCATTTTTGAAAATTATCTTAACAATATAGAAATAAGTGTAAAGGAATTACAGGTAAAATAAAATGTTAAATTACAAAATAGGAGAATTGAATTAGGTATTACTAAATTTAACTAAAATATTTATTGAGAAAATACAAAATAGTGTTAACAACAATAAATTGATTACAGTAATATATTTCGTTCGACGATTTTCAATAGTTTTGTAAAAAATTATAAATTGTATCAAAAAAATGAACAAAGTGAACGGACTAAGAATTAGCAATATAAATTTTAGTTGTTGTAAATTATAAAATTCAAAGGGAAACTTTGTGAAAAAATCTATAAGTCCGAATATAAAATATAAATTTAATAATGAAGTAATTATTAAAATTGTTCTGAATATTTTCATTTAGATTTAATTGAAATTCACTTTATCGCTTCCCACAAAAATTTTACGAAGTCATGGCTTACTTTTGCATGCTCTATTAATAAATCTATAAATGACGGTTCAAATGCGAGTTCAGGCTTGTAAGATTTAAATACATAAAACTGTTTCATCTTTAAAGTCTCTTCAAGCTTTTTATCAGTGACTTCAGCATAATCTTTTGAAGGTCTTACCTGTTTTACTCCCGCCACATCACCATAAAGCTTTTTAAATTTTTTATCTTCTATTATTGATAGATAATCATCGAACTCTGAATAAATTTTGTATCTGATTTTTTTCAGATTGACCGGGTCCATGCTGTATTGCCCTGCAGCAATTATCAATTCTCCGGGCTCAAGATGAAAATAAACATGAGGCAGTTCGGCTTTTTTTATTCTTTCGAAGCAGAATGCTGCTGCATAATGAGTCTTGTACGGAGTTTTATCTTTTGAAAATCTGATATCGCGGTTTATTCTGAAAATAGATTTATAATTAAAAATAATATCCTTATCAATTTTGGCAAGCTCGGGAGCAAGGGTGTCTATTAAATTCTTCATAGGTTCTTTCAGATAAGATTCGTACTCGTCACGATGTTTTTCAAACCAGGCTTTATTATTATTCTTTTTATTTTGAAGTGATTTTAGGAATTTCAGCGTTTCTTCCGAGAATCCCAGGAAAGGAGATTGAATTAAATCTGATAGCATTTTAAGTTAATTTTAACTGTTGTATAAAAAAATAGACACTTTGGGGAACTTTTACGAACTATTGGAATATAAAAATCAGAAGGCTTAATTTCATATTAAAAAGTTTTCACAAGTTTTACTAAATACTCTAAATAAATTTTTATAAATTTTTACCCCAAGATCATGAAATCTCTCTACGTTTTTCTGGTCCTTGCCCTTACGATCCTCGCAGGTAACCTCTACGCTCAGGATGAAAAAGATATAAATTTTCAGGTAAGTACAAATATGTACTACACTCCCGGTCAGGATATTCAGGCATATATTTACTCATACGATTATAACGAAAAGAAAACAAGAAAAGTTAACTTTGAATTCACCATTTACAAAGTGCGTGACCTCGGCTCATTTTATTCTAAACAGGTATCAAGGTACGGAGTAGATATTTTAAGCCGCGACAGCACTAATCTTCTTTATTACTGCAATGAGTTTGCAAGTTTCAATAAAAATCTTTCCTCAAAAGATGATCACGGGTACAGATATATAAATGAATACGTTAAAATAAATGTTTACGATAAAGGGGCATATGTTTTAAGAGTGAAAGCAGGAAACAAAGTTGCTTACTGCGGATTTATAATTTCTTCCGCAGGTGTTATTTCCAAAGCCGGAAATAATTCTATGCTGGCGTATACTGTAGACAGAACTTCGGGCGTTCCGATATCAAATGCAAATTTGAGTTTTTATCTCGGCGGAAGAAAAATCGGACAGGGCACTACTGTTGACGGATTGTTTTTTCAGTCAATCACCAATGAAGTAAAGCAAAATAATGACGATGAAAATTTAACTCCATTAATAATCGGTAATGCAGGTGATGATATAATAATTTCCGACGCATATATGTATTTCGGTTATGCAAGCAACGAATATTATACATACACATATACTGAGCAGCCTGTTTACAGAACAGGTTCATTGGTAAATTTTAAAGGAACCATAAGGCAGACTTCAGAAAATAATTTTAAAGTCGTTCCTAACAGAGAAATAACTGTCATTATAAAAGATGCTAGAAGTGCTGAGGTTTATAAGCAGGTTCTGAAAACAAATGAAGACGGCAGCTACAACGGAAGTTTTAAAATCGATGATGAAGGCGCATTAGGTACATATTACATTCAGACTCAAATAGATCAGAAGCATATTTACACTGCCACATTTGAAGTTGAGCAATATAAAAAACCCGAGTATAAAGTAACAGTTACTCTGGATAAATCTCAGTACTACGGCAAAGATGAAATGAAGGGAAGCGTGCAGGCTGATTATTATTTCGGAAGTCCCGTTGCCGATGCAGAAGTTGAATACAATGTTTTTAAAGTTAGATATTATAAACCATGGTGGAGATTCTCTGAATGGGCATGGTGGTACGAAGATTATTATGCCGAGCAGGAACAGAATTACAGCGGCTCTGAAATGATTTATTCAGGAACAGGCAAGCTTACAAAAGACGGCAAGTTTGATTTTGAATATACTATCAAAGAAGATTTTAAAGAAAAAAATAATAGAGATAATTATTACCGCTACTGGTACGGCGATTATGAAACAGATTACAGATATATCGTTCAGGCAAAAGTCACTGATAAATCCCGCAGACAGATTAACGGAACTACCACTGCTTATGTTACCCGCGGCGGATTTACATTAACAGCAAATACAGATAAATACTGGTACAAGAAAAATGATAAAGTGAATTTCACAGTTAACGCTGAAGATTTTGCAAGCAAACCTATAAAGACAAATTTTGAAATTACAATTTACAAGCAGGACTGGACTTATGATTATAAAGATTCTCACAAACTATTTATCGGAAGTGTAAAAGGCGAGACTAAGTCAGATGGAAAAGGAATAGTTGAATACAGTCTGCCTTCAGATATAAAAAACGGTTATTACATTGCAGAGGCAAAGTCAATTGATGACCGTTCAAATATAATAACTACCACTGCATATTTTTATGTATCGGACGGAGATTATTCATGGTATAATAATGAATCAGGCGCAGTGCAGATTATTACAGATAAAGATAATTATAAAGTCGGCGATGTTTGTAATGCAGTAGTGTTTACAACTGTACCCGATGCAAATGTGCTTGTAACAACTGAAGACGATAATATAATTTCTTTTCAGACTAAGAGGTTCATAGGTAAAACTGAAAGCTTCCAGATCCCTATTACAGATAAGTACAGCACAAATTTTAAAATAAGTGTATCATATGTTTCTGCAGGCACATTATTTACAGAAGATAAAAATATTTTAATTGTACCTGAAGAGAAATTCCTTACAGTTTCAATTGACCCATCAAAATTAATTTATAAACCAAAGGAGTCAGGTGAGGTAAAAGTTAAAGTAACAGATAACCTCGGTAATGCAGTGAAGAATGCAGACGTATCTTTGGGAATTGTTGATGAAAGTATTTATGCAATCAAAGAAGATAAAACAAAAGATATAAGGAAGTTTTTCTACGGACAGAAATCTTCATATGTATCAACATCGTTTGTATCATATAATTCTTCATACGGAACATCAAGACTGATGACTATATATGAGAGATACAATGTGAAGTCAACTGCTGAAAGCGAGCTTTCAACAATTAAAGGTATTGTGATATCTTCAGATAGTTTACCTATTGCTTATGCTACAATAGTTATAGATAACGATTATCAGGCAGCTGTCACTGATGAAAATGGTATGTTTGAATTTAAACTCCCTCAGGGCGAATATAAAATTGGAATTTATCTTGAAGACGCCGGGAATAATAATGTATCAGAGTTACAGGTAGGAAAAGGAAAGACTACATATATAATATTGAACTCTGATAAGAAAACGTTGAAGACAGTTACTAAAGAAGAAATTTCACAGTTTGGTAATGATATCACAACTGAAGTTGTTACAGGAAAAGATGGAATAAAGCAGGAAGTAAATAAACCTGTTAGTATTATGACTACACAGGATGTTGAACAAAGCGGAAGAGTATTGGAAACAGAAAAAATGATGGATAAAACAACTGAAGCTCCTAAGAAAAAAGAAAATGAAAGGGATGAGAAAATTACTGATGAAAAAATGGTTGCACCTGAGCTCCGCTCAGATTTCAAAGATGCAGTTCAATGGACTCCGTATGTAAAAACCGACGAGAACGGTTATGCAACAGTATATGTAACCTATCCTGATAACTTAACTTCATGGAGAATTACATCGAGAGTTATTACAGAAGATACAAAAGTCGGGCAGGCAACCAATACAGTTATAACAAGAAAGAATTTGCTTGTAAGAATGGAAACTCCGCGCTTCTTACAGGAAGGTGACCTTGTTACAATCTCTACAATGATTCATAATTATCTCGGCACAGAAAAAAATGTTAAGCTGAAATTCAGAGCAGGTAATACTGAGCTTGTCGGTGACAGCTTGAGAGAAATTAAACTGGGTTCAAATGCTGAGCAAAGAATCGACTGGACAATAAAAGTTAATAATCCTTACGGCGCAGCGAAACTGTATGCAGAAGCTTTAACAAATGAAGAATCTGATGCAGTTGAAATGAATGTTCCATTACAGCCGAGAGGATTGCAGATGATGGTGCCGACAATTGCAGATTTTGATGATTTATATAAAAATGAAGTTAAGCAGCTTTACATTCCCGGCGGAACAGATATGCGAAGTGTAACAATGAAGTTTACTGTTGCACCTTCTCTTGCATCTACAATGCTTTCTGCACTTGATGAGCTTGCAGGATATCCATACGGATGCGTTGAGCAGACCATGAGCAGATTTTTACCGACTGTTGTTGTTGCCGGAGCATTTAAAGACCTGAATGCGCCTATAAGCGAAGCTTTACAAAAAGATTTACCTAAGATGGTTGAGGCAGGAGTAAACAGATTGTATGGATTCCAGCACTCAGATGGAGGTTGGGGCTGGTGGACAAATGATGCATCTAATAATTTTATGTCAGCTTATGTAATCTATGGATATAAGATGGCTAAAGATGCAAATTACGCAGTGAAAGAAAATGTAATGAAGAGAGGTATTTCATTTATAAAAGGTAAAGTTGCTTCAGAAGTTGACCCAACAACAAAAGCTTACATGCTCTACGTGATATCAATGGTAGATGATAAGGATAAAGATAAGATGAAAAAGGAAATTGAAAATCTTTTATCGAATGCTGAAGTAAATGATTATGCCAGAAGTTTATGTGCGCTGGCAATGAAGAATTACGGTGATAATCAGAGAGCAGAAATGATTCTTGCAATACTTGAGCAGAATGTTAAATCAGCGGGAGAAGGTGCATCATACTGGGAAGGAAAATCATGGCACTACAACTGGCAGGAAGATAAAGTACAGACAACTGCAATGGCATTGAAGGCATTTGTTAATATAAAAGGAACCTCTGAGCTGAAAGATAAAATCATACGCTGGCTTATGATGCAAAGACAGGGAACTAGCTGGAGAAATACTCAGGAAACTGCATGGATAATTTACGCAATGGTTGATTATCTGAAGACATCGAATGAATTAAATCCTGATTACTCAGTAAATGTATTCGTTAACGGAAAGCAGTATTTTACAAAGCAGATGACTCGCGATGATGTTTTCAAAAAAGATGAGCTGATAAAAATTGACGGCAGTGCATTGCAGCAGGGAAATAATGAAATCAAGATTGAAAAATCAGGTAACGGAAAAGTTTACTTCTCATCCAATACTTTCTATTACACAAATGATATGGATGCAAGAGAGAACGGTTTCAGAGTCGAACGTGAATATTTCAAGCTTGAAAAATACTCAGCATACAATGAAGAGAAGATAACTTACAGAAAAAAATATTTTGACGGACTGCTGAAATCAGGAGATGAAGTTTTAGTTAAACTGAAAGTTTATTCAAAGGACGAAAACCTGCAGTACTTTATGCTTGAAGATCCTATTCCTGCAGGATGTGAAGTTATTAAAGATGACTGGGCATACAAGATTGAGGATGAAAAAGATTACGTCGGGTACGATTATTACTGGTGGAGATGGTCTTACGCTGATAAAGATATCAGAGATAACAGAGTTACATTTTTTAATACATACATGTATGGAAAGGAAAATGAATACTCATATATAATGCGCGCGCAGATTCCCGGCGAATACACTGTAAATCCATCGAGGGGTTCATTGATGTATTATACAGATGTAAACGGTAACGCCCCGGGATTTAAATTAAGAATCGAAGACAAATAAGTTTTGATGTAATGTGAGAGGTAAGTAAAAGCTCTGTGATGAAAGTCACAGGGCTTTTTTTATGTTGTGTAGTATGTAAGTAAAAATAAAATAAATCTGTAAACGAATAGGACAAGCAGAAATCCAAACGGAGTTATTAAAGCTTTAATGAATGCAATCCCGCGTTTTTCATCATAAAATTTTTTTATAGCATAAAATGAATATACACCTATAAGAACAAAAAGAATTATTGAAACTAAATCATCTGTGAAAAATGACCGCAGGTCAATATTCAATAATTTATCAAAGGTATATGTTGATAGGAGAAATACAGATTGAAAAGCTATGTTTAAAATTAATATCCATGAAAGAAAGCTAAGAGCGAATATAAAGTTTTCAGGATAAGTTTTTTTCTTGGTTATGAATAATAAACCAAACATCAGCGAAAGTAAAGGAGCAATAATTAAGACAAGTGATTTTGACAGTACATTCACCTTAGAATCGAATTTTATCCGATAATCATCAAGGGTAATTTTTTTTGCTTCCATTTTATGCTCTACCATTGATTTCGCAAGTGCTTTATGCCATGAGCTGTTCATGTGAACATTTAAAGGAGTGGTAAAAGTATTAAATCCTCCCAGTGATAGAAGCAGGAAATAAACGACGTTAATGAGAAAGAATAACTGAAGTGGTTTCGCATACTTTACTTTTATGCCCGAGCAATATTCTTTTGCAAGTAAGCCCGGTTTTGTAATGAGCAGTTTTACACTCTTAAAAATTTTGGAATCTAAATGTGTGAAAACATCTACACCCTGCAAGAAAATTTTCTGCATTGAAAGATCTTTCTTATCAAATCTTTTCTCGCCGCATTCCGAGCAGAATTTTCCGTGCAGTAACGCTCCGCATGCGCGGCAGTATTCTTTGTTATTTTTGTTAGCTGATTCCAATTGAATTTTTATTTCAGGGGCATTGCAAAATATATAAATACAGTTTGCTTTGCAATTGAGAAGGTGAGGAGAATAATAAAATTTTTATTTTATTTGAAAAATTGTATTTATTATATAGCGTTCTTCAGAGCAGTTTCTAAATCATTATAATTAAATTTAAATCCTTCGCTTATCAATTTAGATGGTATACAATTTCTTCCAGTAAGCGCAAGACTGGAGTCTGTTTTCATAAACAACCTCGCTCCT from Bacteroidota bacterium includes the following:
- the truA gene encoding tRNA pseudouridine(38-40) synthase TruA; this encodes MKKFKFYIEYDGTGYSGWQKQKNAKSIQETISNVIIEIFKNSKGQSKFIDFQGSGRTDAGVHAYEQVAHLECETMLAPEILKMKINDELPANINIFEIEKADERFHARHSAKSRQYVYRISKRRNAFEKKYCWWIKDKLDVNSMGKAASEMIGMHDFVSFSEKNKEDKSTKCLVENLEVTQDENFIYIRIRASHFLWKMVRRIVGTLVEVGRGNLKSNDIKNFLLKPNTEPALFTAPPSGLFLEKIFY
- the nhaA gene encoding Na+/H+ antiporter NhaA, coding for MSSGNLPEVVKSAPIDTLIRPFKRFIQIEASSGIILIIITIISLILANTTLKEFYHHLLETKFLVGFGTYVLNMDLEHWINDGLMAIFFFVVGLEIKREMLTGELSSLKKSSFPIFAALGGMIFPALIYSVLNWGHDYEMKGWGIPMATDIAFSLGILSLLGNRVPLSLKIFLTAFAIVDDLGAVIVIAVFYTANLSLISLGIGGIILLLMFICNFLHVRHPAVYLILGIGLWLAMLNSGVHATIAGVLASLTIPTKAKIDVKDFVTKSRNIIDKVEDKKIAQEDITNNIEDLEDYTEKVLPLSNRMEHDLHLWVAFLIMPIFAFANAGVTLEQNILSSVTNNVTLGIILGLFLGKQIGITLFCWLAVKMKLADLPEGTDWKMIYGTALLGGIGFTMSLFISSLAFTNPEIIADSKIGILCASLISAIMGYFILKKSLNTKA
- a CDS encoding DUF2461 domain-containing protein, with the translated sequence MLSDLIQSPFLGFSEETLKFLKSLQNKKNNNKAWFEKHRDEYESYLKEPMKNLIDTLAPELAKIDKDIIFNYKSIFRINRDIRFSKDKTPYKTHYAAAFCFERIKKAELPHVYFHLEPGELIIAAGQYSMDPVNLKKIRYKIYSEFDDYLSIIEDKKFKKLYGDVAGVKQVRPSKDYAEVTDKKLEETLKMKQFYVFKSYKPELAFEPSFIDLLIEHAKVSHDFVKFLWEAIK
- a CDS encoding DUF3667 domain-containing protein, whose protein sequence is MESANKNNKEYCRACGALLHGKFCSECGEKRFDKKDLSMQKIFLQGVDVFTHLDSKIFKSVKLLITKPGLLAKEYCSGIKVKYAKPLQLFFLINVVYFLLLSLGGFNTFTTPLNVHMNSSWHKALAKSMVEHKMEAKKITLDDYRIKFDSKVNVLSKSLVLIIAPLLSLMFGLLFITKKKTYPENFIFALSFLSWILILNIAFQSVFLLSTYTFDKLLNIDLRSFFTDDLVSIILFVLIGVYSFYAIKKFYDEKRGIAFIKALITPFGFLLVLFVYRFILFLLTYYTT